tactgttggtgtagtgtctccctacattgtaaagagctgcgcaaactgttggcgctaaataaatcctgtataataataatagtttgtCCCACCTACTATAACATCAAGATTTGATTACCAGGCCAGGAGACTCCTAGTCTGTCCTACCTACTATAACATCAAAACTTGACTGACAGGTCAGgagactcttaagcctcgtacacacgatcggattgttgccagacaaagcgccagacttttgtccaaagggcgtgtcccgtgaacttgccttgcatactaacggcacacaattgtcggccaacaaacaaaaacctagtgacatactacgaggaatttcagctcttgagcaccaccctttgggccccttctgctaatgtctttggtgagcattgattccaagcatgcgtgtttgtactttggacttttgtgtgacggacttgtgtacacacgatacgaaaatctgacaacagacagttgtccgtcgaaaatttactagcctgccacccaacatttgttggtggaaagttggccaacaattgtctgatggagcgtactaacggttggattttaggcaaacagtgtgtcatcacacaattccgggggggaaaaatccgatcgtgtgtacagggctttagtttGACCCACCTACCATGACATCAAACCTTGGCTGACCAGGAGACTTCTGGTATGTCCAATCCACAAAGACATCATACCTTGACTTACAGGCCAGGAAACTCCTGATCTGTTCCACCCACTATGACATTATACCTGGACTGACAGGTCAAAAGACTCCTGGTCTATCACAACCACTAGAATCCCTCCCACAATGATGCCCATAGACGGCAACCATTCTCATTGCATGATGGGAACTGTTTGTTCCAACAATGTTTCATGCGACATCAGTACCTCCCTAATACCTCCCACAAGGGGCCTGGGCAAAGCTGTGTGCAAACTATGACATCATCGACTTTTCTAAGGTATGTTAATTTAAAAAACTAGgtcgtttctttctttttttttttacagtgtacatAGGGACAGAAATTATTGGTGCTAATTGAAAACTATACTAAGGTTTCCTTACTTTGTACCCaaaagcccctttttttttttttttttttggtgcagttcCTTCTATggaaggtgctttttttttttttttttttttttttttttttttgggtgctgcCAATGAACCCTAAGCTGATGCATGTCCTTGCTGGAAACCAGAACAAACCACACGCAGCAATCATGGCTTTTTTCTAACATGCAGATGTGTCCAGGGACTTGGGACTAGGCTCTCGGACCGTGTGACCTTCATCCTCTATACAACGAGCCGGCTTTTCCCAGATCCCAGGAGTGAAACCTCGGAGAGAAATCTGGAGCAGCACAGACCGCGCATCCCTCCGCCTGCCTTCCCAGCAGCTCGGGGTATAAATACACACACGGCTTTAAAAATAGCAGCCATGGAGGTTCTGCATTCACCAGGTGGGAGAGGATAAAAGGTCaccgggaaagagggggggagttAGTTAAAGTTCTGAATTTACTGTTTATAGTCTGATAGTATATCTGATTTCTACAAGGGCTGAACTGGACGTGCAAATTTTCAACGACATGAACCTAAGAGGCAGAGAAATATCCCACAGCTACATATAGCTGAACTCTAGGACACAAGATGAGTTGACGGATAGGTTCTGGGACTTCTCTACATAAAAAAAGCTGATACTTTTTTTATTGAAACTTCACcaattaggagaaaaaaaaataacttttggaAACAGCATCATGTCATACCTCGCATGGAGCAAACGTATACATGGCACCCGGAAGACGTATCAATAGAGCAGATACATCACATCTGCTCACTGGATGACCCTGCTTGGAGAAGCCACTTATCAtggcattggtaaaaaaaaaaagatgtatgggaatttcttttttgttggatcatacttacctaggtggatgcagcttcccccactggctctaacactgagaaccgagcaatcaaacactaccgatcactcggttctcaaagctccctgaacagagagccggtgactgtcagtcaccggctctctgctctcccaCCCTCGCCCactagagtgctgggctgtggagggggtgggagcggccggctcagcggctcgctgagaggctgagccgggagccggtccaggcatgtgggtggatcctgaccatatggtcgcgatccttccagagcctggaccggctctgtgacatcaaccAACAGTGGGGATTCAGCCcattgtctgctgaaaacgggtcacaggaatgcagaacgatctgcatcctgtgatccacaggggaagtacagccaaacgagctttggctgtacttcacctttaATGTGGGATGGATTGGGATCAGTTAATGTATTCATGTAAACTGCCAATTAATGCCTTCTGTATATGGCCATATTGTCATCGTCTTCCGTCAATCAATGCATGCCAAGTGGGCAGGTCAGACCAGGAGTTTGGAAATGCTCTTGTCTGCCCACTACAGCGAGCGGCGACGTAATTCAGAATGCTTTTCCTAGGTACCACAGAGGGTATTCGTGTACGAAATGGGGAATGGCGacttttaaccatttgccgaccgcatatttactgcggcaggtcggctctattgcgcggaatcacgtacccgtacgtcatttagtgcaatagccactgggtggCGAGCACTCCCCAATTGCACACCggggacccgatgtctgccggccacccacaatGGTTTCCCAGAaaagcagaacggcgatctgcctatgtaaacaaggcagatcgccgttctgacagggaagaagatggagatcttgtgttcctaagcaggaacaccgatctctgtcttcatccagtcagaccatcccccacacagttagcaagcaccagctaggagcacagttaaccctttgatcgcccctgatcttaacccctttcaattaaagtagtgcagtggggggggggggtgtaaaaccttccgggggtgaagtggttaaggggttgatttacaaaaaattggagagtgcaaaatctggtgcagctgtgtatggtagccaatcagcttctaacttctattGTAACTGTCCTGTCtaccctaacattgtaaagcgctgcacaaattgttggcgctatataaatcttgtataataataataataaataacttcaagctttgacaaaacaacctggaagctgattggtttctttgcacagttgcaccagattttgtacgctccagttttagtaaatcagccccaatgtgtcTTCTCAATTTCTGCTCACTAAATCTGTATCTTCCCACCTGGATCTATTCAATGGGGACATCAAAAACAGGCTTAAATGCCATTCTTAACCCCAAAAACCCAACTGTGGCCCTGTTGTTACACAGTTAAACCATGACATCAATCTTGGAATGTATTCAGTGATGACAGATCCTTGCACTGTGAATCATTAGCCCGTTTCCACCCAAGGAAAGCATCGGTGATTACAGCGGATCTCAATGCTGCCACAGCTGCCATGTATGACAGCTGTCACGTGCGCCCGCCTGCCACAGGGATGTTCAGACTCTAAAGCATACCAAGACATGCTGAGCCCACGTGTGTTCCTCATCAGCATTCTAATGCAGCGTGATTGCTTCATCCAGATCAgcgttgcttaaagcggagttccgcttgggtaaaaaaaaaaaaattaaaaatcagcagctacaaatactggagctgctgacttttaatatatggacacttacctgttcaggttgttggcacccgaagccgacccgtctctCGGCCTCAGTGCAGGCGCTGGCATCATTACTAAGGGGaacgggaagtgaagccttacggGGCCGGACATTACGTCGTCGTTCTTGcctcggaagtgggagcagatacctggatttgacaggtatccgctcccccctccccccttgaaaggtgccaaatgtggcaccgaagggggggggggggaatccaatcgGGGGAcgttccatttatgggtggaagTCCACTTTAACAAAAGTCAGTCCCAACTGTGCTTATGCAAGAATCTGAACATTcagtgttaaagctgaactccaggcgatCTTCTAAACACACAGATGATATTTATTAGAGCGGCACGataatcgtttaaaaaaaaaaaaaatcgtgatctcgattcaacccccctcacgatgctAATCAGCCATTTATGCAATTCTATGTAAACAGCGCAGAGCcaagctgtataaaaaaaaaaagcttctagttctttttagatcaaagggatgaacattGGTCTGTAAAtgtggtcagtttaaccacttcgaacccccaaacatatatattttttttaacagagaccctagagaataaaatggcggtcgttaaaatattttatgtcgcactgtattttgTCCAGCGGTATTTCAAATGCAATTagttgggaaaaaatacacttcaattaataaaaaaataaaaacaaacagtaaagttagcccaatttttttgtataatgtaaaagttgatattacgccgcaagaatcgtgatctttattctaagcaaaaaatagtgattctcattttagccagaatcctgcagctctaatatatacatacagtatatgagagttgttttacctgccaaatgatttgtatttctgtccagccAGTCCTGCGATTTATCcagctctgccacacaacacaggtctgtctggcaggacaggagacttgatttctctctgctgcagttaaaggggttgtaaaccctcgtgttttttcaccctaatgcatcctatgcattaaggtgaaaaaaacttcttctagtgactggccccccagttttactcacctgagccctgtaatttcccacggcggagatgcgctcttcctctgcccggggttcccggctcttgattggatagattgatagcagcgcagccattggctcccgctgctgtcaatcaaatccaatgaagcgggcgccgagggccgagtcctacattcgtgtctatggacgccgattgctggactcgggagtgcgcccgcaagataACCCTccagaagagcgcttctcctagggggttatacgatgcgggtaggagccgagagagccactgGGGGACCTCAGAATTTGAGGATCAGGGCCCCACTGtgaaaaacgaactgcacagtggaggtaagtatgacatgtttgttatttaaaaaaaaaaaaaagaaaaagtagctttacaatcactttaagtactgtAACACTTACAAGTCTTGTCCTGCCCCCAGacagtgactggacagtgaaaggagaagcagcggaCTGACCTCTCCTTTTATCATCATGTCTCTTGTTAGTACATGAGTGCTGCAGTAAAACCAAATGGCTCACTGTGCTGCTTCTAACTTcctcagtctgagctctgctgttacagagtctgcaaaaagctgataccaggtcaaattcaggtacttacattgcttgcattaaaaaaaaacaaagacatttaataatgtattaattaATGCAGAAAGGCATACATTTGTGTCTTTCATATGtgtcaggagttcagctttaaatgtgcagtctaatgccgcgtacacacgatcggattttccgacgggaaatgttggatgtgagcttgttgtcggaaagtccgaccgtgtgtatgctccatcgaacatttgctgtcggactttccgccaacaaatgtttgagagctgggtctcaaattttccgccaacaaaactttgttgtcggaaagtccgatcgtgcgtacacaagtccgcgcacaaaagtccacgcatgctcagaagcagaagcggtcggtcttgtaaactagcgttcgtaatggagaattaacattcgtgacgcggcaaattatgaaatctccaaatgcagcacacaattctcttcttctttaatgggataataatgaagccgctttgctggtgatactgatggagttattgcaaacaaattttctaaggcttttttttctagtgatatcaagaataataatagcgcaaaataaaaaacgcaaaaagaaaagcgcaaatcaacactcaaacttctactaacacgaaattagcagaaggaacccaaagggtggcgataaagagctgaaaaaccacgtggtacgccactacattcgtaattgttggccaacatttgtgttaccgtgtgtatgcaagacaagtttgagccaacaaccttcgaacaagattccacggttttgttgtcggaaagtccgatcgtgtgtacggggcattacatttaaAAGATTTAGGCCTACTTATTTTACTTGGTCAGAGCCTGACACTTTGGCTTGAAAGTCAAGGTTCACAGGTCACCTGAGGTCTGACAATTGCTGCCCTGACCTTACACACCGTCTCTCAGTTAGCCATATAAACGTCCTGGGAGGAGACATGAATATAAAGTACACCACATTTAACAAAAATAACAGCCAACAATTTCTCTCATTTAGTTCTCCCGGTGCGGTCTAAAAGAAAGAAACGGTGTGGTTGTTATTATTGGCACATGCATCTCCTTATTCCTGGGATTCCGTACCTCTTTTAGTGTGATCTTGGCAGTGTACACAATGTTTGACCCGTCTCTTTTGAAATGTGCGTGAGGTTTGTCCTTCAGTAGGAACACAATGTCTGCGGGGATGTTTTCCGATGTGGCGTCACCCTCTTTCGGGAAAGTGATCTTGGTGCCCTCTTTCCACCCTTTCTTGATGACCACGTTGAGAATCTTGTCCTCCGTTCTTACAGTGCGGCCATCTGGGTTCAGCCTCCGCCGCGTGATCTTCATGCGTTTCGTACAGCCATGATAAATCTCCTCCAAGGACACTTTCAGCTCGTGAATCACTGGAGGGTCCTGCACCTTCCGGCGGTTGGGTATTTGGTCCTGGTGCCGCCGGTGGAAACCATTCACACCGTTAAAGCCGAAGTGGCTGAAGCTGCTGAAGGGGTCATCGTTGTCATCGTCGATGTCCATGTCTTCGTGGTCAAAGCCGTTGGCCATGCGTGTGCGATTTGAGCCAAAGAAGATATCAAAGGGATTCGAGCCTCCAAAGAAAGAAGCGAAGGTTGCATGAGGGTCACCATGGAACGTGTAATGGAAGGAGCTGCCTGTGTTACCGGATGAGCCACCTCCAGTTTTTAGACCTAGAAGAATGAAAGaggaaattgtgtttaaaaatggaGCCAGGGATTTGTGGAAGAACAGAATGGCACTTCATAGTCTTTAAGGGTCGGTCCATACTAAAAACAGTACAAGTAGATTCTCATTTCCCATATGTTTTTCGCACTTTAACCATGTAATATGTTGGTGCACatctatcacagtcccactactAGCTAACTTAACATTAACCTTAgccagacagttgtcaccagaataggaggtacagggaaatattccaatggagaCACATGTTCGGTGTCAGAGCAGGATGTCCCCTCGCTGTacagagatttactttcactttttggaAATGGAGTGATGGAAAAACTCCCCAAGTGAAACACCAGATGGGGGTTTTAACTATTTCCTACTCCAGCCTTTCATAAGCCTTTCAGCACAGAGGAACTCTTAAAGATAACTTTCTGGTCTTAGGGAGCCCCTGCTAAAAAATTACTAAAGCTGCAACTCATTACTACATAAAgtttgatggtcaatgggaagaatgctccttacaattgtGGTTAtctggaagaattacccccttatagatagctaaaatgaTCAAAGGTGTTAGTGGGAACTTagagaggcagaaactgctcaattaactcctagcaacctctggaggaaccctagtcgAAAAAACTTTGCACTACTCTATCCCCCATGCTAAGTGGAAAAAAGATTTGACTCTAGATACACTTTAAACCTGATTGTAGAAAAATCTACCCTTGTAGGGGTCCCCATCTccactgcaaaggttaaatgctcatttaagtCTCGGGGTAAAGGAATACGttgtaatacttacctttttctcCACTCCAGCAGAATTTTAAGCACTCTCCTCAATGCTCCGAGTTATGGCCCGGGCCCTTGCTGTCCTCATGTATAATGCAGGATTATTGGTCTTGCATTGTACTTGATGTCAGCATGCGACTGCCAACCAGAGAGCCTTAGTGAAGAGGCTTTGAGTGACTGGTCTCACAACCTTGGGAAAACCTGCCAGAGTGAGGAATGAGGCAAGTATTACAGGTCATTCCTGTGCCCCCATCCACCAATACTGTAATCCATGACCCAGCAACAACCGGCAACCCAGTCCTCCGCTTTTCAGCAATACAATATGGGCAGGCAATCCTACCAGCAGCCGTGTCCCACCCTGATGATGCTGGTCCTGCACTGATTACAGTTAGCGCATATTTGCGTCAGTGATAGCTTTATCAGGACTGCAGTTGTGACAACTATACAAAAGAAGCCACATCTTTCATAATCATACATAATTAATCATTATTAATATAATTTGCAAATGATACTGGTAACGAATGCATGCAAATTTTATAATCATGCACGCAATGCATGATTataaaatttgttttcttttgtatagTTATCACAACTACAGTCATCTTCACGGGTCCTGATGAAGCCTAAATGAGAAACGCGTTGACCCATGAGGAATGGTGATTGCAAACTTATATTAGGCAAACttgcctgtattattattattattatacatgtaatATGGCCCTGCAGATAGTTAATACAAAATATAACATTGTTCTTATTGTTGTATATGTctaaggattttttttgttttcctgttttaacattttgtaataaaattagatTTTTACTTAAAATGCGTACTCTGTTATGCCAGTAAAGTCCGATAtacactttttcttcttcttttctaatGGATGTTATAAACTTGATTCTAAAAAACGAGCAAGGGACATTGCTAAGAAGTTGGGGAGGCAGTTTCGTTTTTCCTGCACCAGACCTATGCTTTGCCCAAGTAAGAGGAAATTTCCCTAACAGGGATACAACCATAAAAACACGATACAGGCTCTAAATTttgcccactctatccaaagctgaaAAGTCTTGGCTGCAGTTCCATCGTAAATCCACAGCCCTTCCACTGCTGATAACTGACATGCACTTAGAAAGGAAACGCGATACATTGTTAATCTGCTctccaacactgtggtcaacatGCAAAGTACTCCAGTATATCCAGCGTTCCTCACCTTCCTCCCCATACTGATCGTACACCACTCTCTTCTTGGGGTCGCTGAGGACGTCGTAGGCCTCTGCGATCTCCTTGAACTTGTCCTCGGCGTTGGAGTCCTTGTTCTTGTCAGGGTGATATTTCAGGGCCATCTTGCGATAGGCCTTCTTGATCTCATCCTCGTTGGCCCCATTAGGGATGCCCAGAATCTTGTAATAATCTTTTCCCATGTCCACTGTCTGAGGCTTCTGATCGAGAATCCTCGCCCCTGGAAAGATAACCAAGATGTTAGGTGGATCAGATGTTTTCAACACTGGGGCCGAGCACAGCAAAGCTCATTAATTCCGTCACCCAAGAAGAATCTCAGCTCCGGCGCCTACTTAAGTGTAATGCAAAAACTAAAGGCAAATCCTATAGGTCTGAATACACACTCACACAACACAAAAATGTCCCAGCACTCAGCAAAGAGAACCTGTCTAATGCGTTTCAAAATTCACCTCTTTGCGACTACAGAAACTATGACCTTCCTAGGAAATAAGAACGGGAtcgagaggaggaagagagaggtaAGAGAGAGGAGTTGGGGAGAAAAGGATAAGAAGGAAAATGAAAGAGAAACAATAGCTCAACTTACTTAAGTgtttatttctaaattgctgtgaTGTGTAATTACTGAACCCTTCCTTAAATTAAATAGCCATTGTTCCCTGCATGCAAGCCATCAATTTCAGACCAGGGACAATCTGGGAAGTAATTAGAAGGTAGTCAAAGTGTTGTCTCAGCCTTCACGGTAAGTAAAGATACCTTGGTAGAGCCAAGAGCTGCAAGTATAAATAAGCTCTTCCAGGTTGCCTGGACCATTATTATTACACAAAATAATAActacacatatttaaaaaaaaaaaaaggaggaaggaacCCACAGTACTATCACACTATCCAACATTAATTTTAATGACTGTAATTTACAGCAATTTAAAGTTGTTTTGGAAAGGTATGAGGTTTATTCACATTAGAACTAAGTGATGTCACCAGTGAGCTCTGGCTGGCACGACTACTCATCAGAAAAACAATCTATGGACATGCAAGGTTGGGAGATGAGTCCAAGAAGTCATTTCACCTTTGTACGTCTAAGGCTCGTATTAATATCGGGTTGTTGATGCGACACTTGCACAGACTATTTCTGGAAAGTATTAAGTTAGTGATGATCGTTTAATGACTTATGCTGACAGAGCTCACAGCTTTATATAATCATGATACTACTGGTAGTGCAATGCGACACTCCAGAAATTAAAAGGGAATATGTTTCTGCGAAAATTTACTTATTACGTTAATAAGAGAATACAAATCTAAAAATGTTTTAGTTCTGGGTGTAAGCCATTGATATAGGATTACCATTTAGGAGACCTCCTTTTGGATGCTGTAATTTAAATTCCATCCTTGCCTTCTATTGGGGCACCTCAAGTGA
This window of the Aquarana catesbeiana isolate 2022-GZ linkage group LG01, ASM4218655v1, whole genome shotgun sequence genome carries:
- the DNAJB5 gene encoding dnaJ homolog subfamily B member 5 isoform X2, whose product is MKDAEVCQESRNSLTFYTHTLITSKRMTGARILDQKPQTVDMGKDYYKILGIPNGANEDEIKKAYRKMALKYHPDKNKDSNAEDKFKEIAEAYDVLSDPKKRVVYDQYGEEGLKTGGGSSGNTGSSFHYTFHGDPHATFASFFGGSNPFDIFFGSNRTRMANGFDHEDMDIDDDNDDPFSSFSHFGFNGVNGFHRRHQDQIPNRRKVQDPPVIHELKVSLEEIYHGCTKRMKITRRRLNPDGRTVRTEDKILNVVIKKGWKEGTKITFPKEGDATSENIPADIVFLLKDKPHAHFKRDGSNIVYTAKITLKEALCGCTVNIPTIDGRVIPLPCSDVIKPATVKRLRGEGLPFPKVPTQRGDLIVEFQVRFPDRIPQPTRELLKQHLPCS
- the DNAJB5 gene encoding dnaJ homolog subfamily B member 5 isoform X3, with product MGKDYYKILGIPNGANEDEIKKAYRKMALKYHPDKNKDSNAEDKFKEIAEAYDVLSDPKKRVVYDQYGEEGLKTGGGSSGNTGSSFHYTFHGDPHATFASFFGGSNPFDIFFGSNRTRMANGFDHEDMDIDDDNDDPFSSFSHFGFNGVNGFHRRHQDQIPNRRKVQDPPVIHELKVSLEEIYHGCTKRMKITRRRLNPDGRTVRTEDKILNVVIKKGWKEGTKITFPKEGDATSENIPADIVFLLKDKPHAHFKRDGSNIVYTAKITLKEALCGCTVNIPTIDGRVIPLPCSDVIKPATVKRLRGEGLPFPKVPTQRGDLIVEFQVRFPDRIPQPTRELLKQHLPCS
- the DNAJB5 gene encoding dnaJ homolog subfamily B member 5 isoform X1, translating into MFKCEPRQKASSDCFIKSIGDGAQEKRKTTFFRVGITLGILSAHFGGARILDQKPQTVDMGKDYYKILGIPNGANEDEIKKAYRKMALKYHPDKNKDSNAEDKFKEIAEAYDVLSDPKKRVVYDQYGEEGLKTGGGSSGNTGSSFHYTFHGDPHATFASFFGGSNPFDIFFGSNRTRMANGFDHEDMDIDDDNDDPFSSFSHFGFNGVNGFHRRHQDQIPNRRKVQDPPVIHELKVSLEEIYHGCTKRMKITRRRLNPDGRTVRTEDKILNVVIKKGWKEGTKITFPKEGDATSENIPADIVFLLKDKPHAHFKRDGSNIVYTAKITLKEALCGCTVNIPTIDGRVIPLPCSDVIKPATVKRLRGEGLPFPKVPTQRGDLIVEFQVRFPDRIPQPTRELLKQHLPCS